From one Treponema denticola genomic stretch:
- a CDS encoding M20 metallopeptidase family protein, with protein MYNIIDLVKQKEAKIIQIRRDLHQIPELQLSLPKTVDYVCRQLDAMQIPYHKLVDGNAIVALIEGKEKGKCIAIRADMDALPIKENTGLSFASKHEGCMHACGHDGHMAMALGACMVLKELSSEFKGCVKILFQPGEEYPGGALPMIEEGCMENPKVDAVIGLHAGYIYPGVEKGKIGACKGPFFAAADKFKIIIKGYGAHGAYPHLSVDPVPISCEIVSGLQKIISRELPPTSRALISVGQIHGGSAFNIIPDEVFIEGTVRVTDENERNFIAKRIEEIASGISKSYRAEAKTVYDFRYPVLINNEDFTEFFIESTKEILGEDSIHEISVPTMAGEDMAYFLQKAPGTFFVLSNPIIQKDGSIYPHHSDKFDMDESLFYKGTSAVLATVLKYLNLGGLK; from the coding sequence ATGTATAATATAATTGACTTGGTTAAACAAAAGGAAGCTAAGATTATTCAAATTAGGCGGGACTTACATCAGATTCCCGAATTGCAATTATCCCTTCCCAAAACTGTGGACTATGTTTGTAGGCAGCTTGATGCTATGCAAATACCATATCATAAACTTGTCGATGGGAATGCTATTGTTGCACTTATTGAGGGAAAAGAAAAGGGCAAATGTATAGCAATTAGAGCCGATATGGATGCCTTGCCTATAAAAGAAAATACGGGTCTAAGTTTTGCATCAAAACATGAGGGCTGTATGCATGCCTGCGGCCATGACGGGCACATGGCTATGGCTCTTGGAGCCTGTATGGTTCTCAAGGAACTGTCATCGGAATTTAAAGGCTGTGTGAAAATTCTTTTTCAACCGGGAGAAGAGTATCCGGGAGGAGCTCTCCCCATGATTGAAGAAGGCTGTATGGAAAATCCAAAGGTTGATGCCGTCATAGGCCTTCACGCAGGTTATATTTATCCGGGCGTTGAAAAAGGAAAGATCGGTGCATGTAAGGGGCCTTTTTTTGCCGCCGCCGATAAATTCAAGATTATCATAAAGGGGTATGGCGCTCATGGGGCTTATCCGCATCTTTCGGTAGATCCTGTTCCTATCTCTTGTGAAATAGTTTCCGGTCTGCAAAAGATTATAAGCCGTGAGCTTCCCCCAACTTCTCGCGCCTTAATTTCCGTAGGGCAGATACATGGCGGATCCGCTTTTAATATCATACCCGATGAAGTTTTTATTGAAGGAACAGTGCGTGTTACAGATGAGAATGAACGGAATTTTATAGCAAAAAGAATTGAAGAAATTGCTTCAGGTATTTCAAAATCATACAGGGCAGAAGCAAAAACGGTCTATGATTTTAGATATCCTGTTTTGATAAATAATGAAGATTTTACGGAGTTTTTTATTGAAAGTACAAAAGAAATTTTGGGAGAAGATTCTATTCACGAAATTTCGGTGCCTACAATGGCCGGTGAAGATATGGCCTACTTTTTGCAAAAAGCTCCGGGTACGTTTTTTGTCTTGTCCAATCCTATAATACAGAAAGACGGTAGTATTTATCCTCATCACTCAGATAAATTTGATATGGATGAAAGTTTATTTTATAAGGGAACCTCTGCTGTGCTGGCCACTGTTCTAAAATATTTGAATTTAGGCGGCTTAAAATAA
- a CDS encoding sensor histidine kinase, whose amino-acid sequence MLLFLENFLIVLFSSLFVFLKTGSFIVIPYFMIFFSMGLWSGMIHSNIKPFIFIIFVIFIAAFNKNLAFFSPVFIAMNLEAEENQKNLSIIFKFLPLLCVFFNFDLIFFLFTLIIFFYSGVKENYLLKTLEVTGLKDKLAESKINSKKRERILENEVLKNAEVLILAERNRISGSLHNSIGHTLSAGILQVNALKYISNQKEVKDSLNILQNSLENGMTEIRECLHNMHNDSFNLQTGLEELVENTKKPKIQLTYKIDSIPYELKYDIFSIVKESLSNTIKHSGASELNLSVLEHIGFYSLIIKDNGRGFSGKEIKNLNYGIGLKVIADLVEKHRGIIKFYSENGFKTHIIFPKIKDKYNEDNNS is encoded by the coding sequence ATGCTTTTATTTTTAGAAAATTTTTTGATAGTTCTTTTTTCTTCTCTTTTTGTATTTCTTAAAACCGGATCGTTTATAGTTATTCCTTACTTTATGATATTTTTTTCTATGGGCCTTTGGAGCGGTATGATACACAGCAACATAAAGCCTTTTATTTTTATTATTTTTGTCATATTTATAGCAGCATTCAATAAAAATCTTGCATTTTTTTCTCCCGTTTTTATCGCTATGAATTTAGAAGCTGAAGAAAATCAAAAGAACTTGTCCATTATTTTTAAATTTCTTCCGTTACTATGTGTATTTTTTAATTTCGATCTTATTTTTTTTCTGTTTACTTTGATTATATTCTTCTATTCGGGTGTTAAGGAAAACTATTTACTTAAAACATTGGAAGTAACCGGCCTAAAAGACAAACTTGCCGAAAGCAAAATTAATTCGAAAAAAAGAGAAAGAATTTTAGAAAACGAGGTTTTAAAAAATGCTGAAGTTTTAATCCTCGCCGAACGAAACAGAATTTCAGGAAGTCTTCATAATTCCATAGGTCACACACTTAGTGCCGGTATTTTACAGGTGAATGCACTAAAATATATTTCAAATCAGAAAGAAGTAAAAGACAGCTTAAATATTTTACAAAATTCTTTAGAAAACGGTATGACCGAAATAAGAGAATGTCTTCATAATATGCATAATGATTCTTTTAATTTACAAACAGGTTTGGAAGAGCTTGTTGAAAACACAAAAAAACCTAAGATACAATTAACATATAAGATAGACTCTATACCTTATGAGCTAAAATACGATATTTTTTCAATAGTAAAAGAAAGTCTTTCAAACACCATCAAACACAGCGGAGCAAGTGAATTGAATTTAAGCGTACTGGAACACATCGGCTTTTACTCTCTTATAATAAAAGATAACGGGCGAGGTTTTTCAGGAAAAGAAATCAAAAATCTAAATTATGGAATAGGCTTAAAGGTTATAGCCGACCTTGTAGAAAAACATAGAGGTATAATTAAATTTTATTCCGAAAACGGATTTAAAACTCATATTATATTTCCAAAAATAAAGGATAAATACAATGAAGATAATAATAGTTGA
- a CDS encoding response regulator transcription factor, with protein sequence MKIIIVDDDCLVVSSLKTILTVNGFNIIATGSNGSEAIALFNEYKPDILLMDIRMQNMTGIEASEKILSEHSDAKILLLTTFNDEEYITKAINFGCKGYILKQNIDSLVPALNAVGAGSIVFDSEIISKIPQTKPARSQFSGDLNDRETDILELVADGLNNKEIANRLSLSEGTVRNYVSSILEKLDLRDRTQLVVYYYTK encoded by the coding sequence ATGAAGATAATAATAGTTGATGATGATTGTCTTGTAGTTTCCTCTTTAAAAACAATATTAACAGTCAACGGGTTCAATATTATTGCAACCGGCTCAAACGGAAGCGAAGCTATTGCCCTCTTTAATGAATACAAACCGGATATTCTTTTAATGGATATCAGAATGCAAAATATGACCGGAATAGAAGCAAGCGAAAAAATTCTATCCGAACATAGCGATGCAAAAATATTATTGCTTACAACCTTTAACGATGAAGAATATATTACAAAGGCAATTAACTTCGGATGTAAGGGTTATATATTAAAACAAAACATAGATTCTCTGGTACCTGCATTAAACGCAGTCGGCGCAGGGAGCATCGTATTCGATTCGGAAATAATATCAAAAATCCCTCAAACAAAACCGGCGCGCTCTCAATTTTCAGGCGACTTAAATGACAGGGAAACGGACATTTTGGAATTAGTTGCAGATGGGCTTAATAATAAAGAAATAGCAAACCGACTTAGTTTAAGTGAAGGAACTGTCCGCAATTATGTTTCTTCCATACTCGAAAAATTGGATTTAAGAGACAGGACACAATTAGTCGTATATTATTATACAAAATAG
- a CDS encoding YhjD/YihY/BrkB family envelope integrity protein: protein MKKEKNNSQKFLAWYARVIQEQKKGLYDFNQKIYITIVSFVNNDLLTTAAAGAYNFLMSALPVFILTLTILLRVLKQSPQQIKEAIRALSIFQNTVNLDRFFHFLLNVNSFSFFEFIVLIFVLWMARRFFATIQHSIRKVYRKKIKITPLKTSLIVILGEIIVVILLVFLFIFLITGSAVFRSDFAQPVFSPNLFSLLRNLFRFIPVIFMQLFVCLIYYWMPPIKPSFKTAFLSSAACTLSYYFVKIFFIFFRSTVKFTFVYGLFTNVILVLIQVWFFFFFFVFFAQFMYVNQFFNSFIISQLYRLPKEDAPGFFNQLLRHLFISPPKEYRKQTIEIKAGETIFNYEDESSEIYYIIEGSVRVTRLNKILNFEKGDLFGELACLLNGKRTGTAVAVTDCLLAVVPENIFLEAISIDGNVSRQALKILAESLIGQN from the coding sequence TTGAAAAAAGAAAAAAATAATAGTCAGAAATTTTTAGCTTGGTATGCAAGAGTTATTCAAGAACAAAAAAAAGGGCTCTATGACTTTAATCAAAAAATATATATCACAATTGTAAGCTTTGTAAATAATGACCTTTTAACTACTGCGGCTGCGGGAGCATATAATTTTTTAATGTCAGCTCTCCCTGTTTTTATTTTAACATTAACTATTTTACTCCGTGTCTTAAAACAAAGTCCTCAGCAAATAAAAGAAGCAATCAGAGCTCTTTCAATTTTTCAAAACACGGTTAATCTTGACAGGTTTTTTCATTTTTTATTGAATGTGAATAGTTTCTCTTTTTTTGAGTTTATTGTTTTGATTTTTGTTTTATGGATGGCCAGACGTTTTTTTGCCACCATTCAGCATTCAATCAGAAAAGTATACCGTAAGAAAATAAAAATAACCCCTTTAAAGACCAGCCTGATAGTTATTCTAGGCGAAATAATTGTTGTTATCCTGCTTGTTTTTCTATTTATATTTTTAATAACGGGCTCTGCGGTATTTAGAAGCGATTTTGCTCAGCCTGTTTTTTCACCGAACTTATTTAGTCTTTTAAGAAATCTATTTAGATTTATTCCCGTTATTTTTATGCAGCTGTTTGTCTGTCTGATATATTATTGGATGCCGCCTATAAAGCCTTCTTTTAAAACGGCTTTTCTTTCATCTGCAGCCTGCACTCTATCTTATTATTTTGTAAAGATATTTTTTATTTTTTTTAGGTCTACGGTTAAATTTACATTTGTATACGGCCTTTTTACAAATGTAATACTTGTCCTAATTCAAGTCTGGTTTTTCTTTTTCTTTTTTGTGTTTTTTGCACAATTTATGTATGTTAATCAGTTTTTTAACAGCTTTATAATTTCACAACTTTACAGGCTCCCAAAAGAAGATGCTCCCGGTTTTTTTAATCAGCTTTTAAGGCATCTTTTTATTAGCCCGCCAAAAGAATATAGAAAACAAACTATAGAAATAAAAGCAGGAGAGACTATTTTTAATTATGAAGATGAATCAAGTGAGATTTACTACATAATAGAAGGAAGCGTAAGAGTCACAAGGTTAAACAAAATTTTGAATTTCGAAAAAGGCGACTTATTCGGAGAGCTTGCATGTCTTTTAAACGGAAAGAGGACGGGTACGGCTGTTGCAGTAACAGATTGTCTTTTAGCTGTTGTGCCGGAAAATATTTTTTTAGAAGCAATTTCAATCGACGGAAATGTTTCAAGGCAGGCCTTAAAAATTTTAGCCGAATCTTTAATAGGCCAAAATTAA
- a CDS encoding FAD-dependent oxidoreductase: protein MAKKVVIVGGVAGGASVAARVRRLDENAEVIMFEKGPNVSFSNCALPFFLSRIVPESENLVLMTPERFKKQYNIIAKTSHEVLAVDSSKKIVKVKDLNTGTEFEESYDVLALSPGAVPVVPRSITGYDKPHVFTVRNVVDIKKLDDYVKAQNVKDIAVIGAGFIGIEVAENFKLAGKNVSLVEKLPQVMAPFDYDMAQILHKELHDKGVNLVLGDGIKEIGDSHIILESGKKLDAGAVVLSLGVRPEVALAQSAGVKLGDTGAILVDHNYRTNVEDIYAVGDAIEVSHFITSKKTRLTLAGPAQRQARAAADDMYGIPHRNTGVIGSSVIQCFDYNAACTGLNERECQAQGINYDFVYVIPGDKVGLMPDAHPLFFKLIFAKPSGKILGAQAIGKGNVDKRIDVIASFIMLGGTLEDLKELELCYSPMFGTAKDAVNYAALVGLNILNGVYKQVPVTMVRELVENNAFIVDVREPKEFEAGHLVNALNIPLSQLRERMNEIPKDKPVYVHCRSSQRSYNALCALKGKGYKNIVNIMGSFLGISLYEYFNDITQNRKPIVTKYNFK from the coding sequence ATGGCAAAGAAAGTTGTAATTGTAGGAGGCGTAGCAGGCGGAGCTTCAGTTGCCGCGAGAGTTAGACGCTTGGATGAAAATGCTGAAGTTATTATGTTTGAAAAAGGTCCCAATGTATCTTTTTCAAATTGTGCCTTACCCTTTTTCTTGAGTCGGATTGTTCCCGAAAGCGAGAATCTTGTTTTGATGACTCCCGAACGGTTTAAAAAGCAATATAATATTATTGCAAAGACTTCTCATGAGGTTTTGGCTGTCGATTCATCAAAAAAAATCGTTAAGGTAAAAGACTTAAATACCGGAACAGAATTTGAAGAATCTTATGATGTATTAGCTCTTTCTCCGGGGGCTGTACCTGTGGTTCCGCGTTCTATAACGGGATATGATAAGCCTCATGTTTTTACCGTAAGGAATGTTGTTGACATTAAAAAGCTTGATGATTATGTTAAAGCTCAAAATGTAAAAGATATTGCTGTTATAGGGGCGGGGTTTATCGGTATTGAGGTTGCAGAAAACTTTAAGCTTGCAGGTAAAAATGTTTCTCTTGTAGAAAAACTTCCTCAGGTAATGGCTCCGTTTGATTATGATATGGCCCAAATCCTTCATAAAGAGTTGCACGATAAGGGCGTAAACTTAGTTTTGGGCGACGGTATAAAAGAGATAGGCGACAGCCATATTATCCTTGAGAGCGGCAAAAAGCTTGATGCAGGAGCTGTTGTTCTGTCATTGGGTGTCCGTCCTGAAGTTGCTTTAGCTCAAAGTGCAGGCGTAAAACTTGGAGATACGGGAGCTATTTTAGTAGATCATAATTACCGCACCAATGTAGAAGATATTTATGCAGTAGGAGATGCTATTGAAGTAAGTCATTTTATAACGAGCAAAAAGACAAGGCTTACTCTTGCAGGCCCTGCACAAAGACAGGCTAGGGCTGCTGCAGATGATATGTACGGCATTCCTCATAGAAATACGGGAGTCATCGGTTCTTCAGTTATCCAATGCTTTGATTATAATGCCGCATGTACGGGTCTCAATGAAAGAGAGTGTCAGGCACAGGGAATTAATTACGACTTTGTCTATGTTATTCCCGGAGATAAGGTAGGTCTTATGCCGGATGCACATCCTCTTTTCTTTAAGCTGATTTTTGCCAAGCCTTCCGGCAAGATTTTAGGAGCTCAAGCAATAGGAAAAGGAAATGTCGATAAGCGTATAGATGTTATAGCTTCGTTTATTATGTTGGGCGGAACTTTGGAAGACTTAAAAGAGTTGGAGCTTTGTTATTCCCCTATGTTCGGCACTGCAAAAGATGCTGTAAATTATGCCGCTCTTGTAGGTTTAAATATTTTAAACGGAGTGTATAAGCAGGTTCCCGTTACAATGGTAAGAGAGCTTGTAGAAAACAATGCTTTTATTGTTGACGTTCGCGAGCCCAAGGAATTTGAAGCGGGCCATCTTGTAAATGCCCTCAATATTCCTTTGAGCCAATTACGAGAAAGAATGAATGAGATTCCGAAAGATAAGCCTGTATATGTACATTGCCGCTCGAGCCAGAGAAGCTACAATGCTCTTTGTGCTTTAAAAGGAAAAGGATATAAGAACATAGTAAATATTATGGGCTCATTTTTAGGCATAAGTCTTTATGAATACTTTAATGACATTACTCAAAACCGAAAGCCGATAGTTACTAAATATAATTTTAAATGA
- a CDS encoding adenylate/guanylate cyclase domain-containing protein yields the protein MTIEKKRLFLGSIPFFCLFILLYLTNLFKLVYEQKIIDLEVKNGKVSIPAKTLSKSSLFSLSGDFYYTPNQFYSLKNSHEESYAKVPGDFASKDLGNVFGYGSYGLELYGLDPGTIYAIHVPHIFSSCSIIINGIDRESQGQPGIDRETENPGTRSSQIAFRPLKDGTATIVINVSNFFNKKGYIFSPIILGEASQIGLMFRGDLIFYGTIFAVTFSVALFFFMLSFFHKNSFVIWFALTSMVLAVRGIFFYPHIFMILFPDIPWIANFIMRYVTVPLPIIFFTVFLTKALKLRYKIPYIIILSVSILYAISTIVLPPEVSTFLLGYYQVFALFCVSYIISIAIIGLKKKKEFSVWIFIATSVLFLFGVYDLFIALGIISGDFFIQIGTVFAVIILSIMVLDDYSGSINKIEDLSVEMKLINRSLIRFVPDQIVELLNKKSITDVKLGDNVELTMPILSIDIRSFTHTSEKLAPNQVFELLNEYFALVAPIVRKYNGVITKYLGDGFFALFPDGANSALLCGIDIQKAIRDNSIAVPNSSPIKIGIGIDMGDILLGIIGNSTRMDSIIISNSYHIAEVLQESTKKYSSYMIISDRIYEALNDISEHYIRPIQRVKNSSNKETFLYEVYDCDDGFIRDLKYSSQGYMEKALKALSNEGVGSAAKYFDKVLSIFPDDPVSLYYKKMFEKINLE from the coding sequence ATGACGATAGAAAAGAAAAGGTTGTTTTTAGGGTCTATTCCTTTTTTTTGTTTGTTTATTCTTTTATATCTAACTAATTTGTTTAAACTTGTTTATGAACAAAAAATCATAGATTTGGAAGTAAAAAACGGTAAGGTGTCTATTCCCGCGAAGACCTTATCAAAGTCCTCTCTTTTTTCTTTAAGCGGAGATTTTTATTATACGCCTAATCAGTTTTATTCTTTAAAAAATAGCCATGAAGAATCTTATGCTAAGGTTCCAGGTGATTTTGCAAGCAAGGATTTAGGGAATGTTTTTGGTTACGGTTCTTACGGTTTAGAATTATATGGTTTAGATCCCGGTACCATTTATGCAATTCATGTCCCCCATATTTTTAGCAGCTGCAGTATTATAATAAATGGAATAGATCGTGAAAGTCAGGGGCAGCCCGGTATAGATCGGGAGACAGAAAATCCGGGAACCAGATCATCTCAAATAGCTTTTAGACCCTTAAAAGACGGAACAGCTACTATAGTTATTAATGTTTCTAATTTTTTTAACAAGAAAGGTTATATTTTTTCTCCGATTATTTTGGGTGAAGCCTCTCAAATAGGACTAATGTTTAGAGGAGATTTGATCTTCTATGGTACTATATTTGCCGTAACTTTTTCAGTTGCTTTATTTTTCTTTATGCTTTCCTTTTTCCATAAAAACTCCTTTGTAATTTGGTTTGCATTAACGTCCATGGTTTTAGCCGTTCGGGGAATTTTCTTTTATCCTCATATTTTTATGATTTTATTTCCGGACATTCCATGGATTGCTAATTTTATTATGCGGTATGTTACAGTTCCTTTACCGATTATTTTTTTTACTGTCTTTCTAACAAAGGCCTTAAAATTACGGTATAAGATTCCTTATATCATTATATTATCCGTATCAATTTTATATGCAATTTCCACTATAGTTCTTCCGCCTGAAGTTTCAACATTTTTATTGGGTTACTACCAAGTTTTTGCTTTGTTTTGTGTAAGTTATATTATCAGTATTGCAATAATAGGTTTGAAAAAAAAGAAAGAATTTTCCGTATGGATATTTATTGCAACATCCGTATTGTTTTTATTCGGTGTTTATGACTTATTTATTGCTTTAGGTATTATATCGGGAGATTTTTTTATTCAGATAGGGACGGTTTTTGCAGTTATCATATTGTCGATAATGGTATTGGATGATTATTCGGGTTCAATAAATAAAATAGAAGATCTAAGTGTAGAAATGAAGCTTATAAATCGATCTCTTATTAGGTTTGTGCCTGATCAAATTGTAGAGCTTTTAAATAAAAAGTCTATAACGGATGTTAAACTGGGAGATAATGTTGAACTTACAATGCCAATCCTTTCGATAGATATCCGTTCCTTTACTCACACTTCAGAAAAACTTGCACCCAATCAAGTTTTTGAATTATTGAATGAGTATTTTGCATTGGTAGCTCCAATTGTTCGGAAATATAATGGTGTAATAACAAAATACTTGGGGGACGGTTTTTTTGCTTTATTTCCTGATGGAGCGAATTCTGCTCTTTTATGCGGAATAGATATACAAAAGGCTATCCGAGATAATAGTATTGCAGTTCCTAACTCATCCCCTATAAAAATAGGTATAGGAATTGATATGGGGGATATTCTTTTAGGTATCATAGGTAATTCGACACGAATGGATAGTATTATTATTTCCAATTCTTACCACATTGCAGAAGTTTTGCAGGAATCTACAAAAAAATATTCTTCCTATATGATTATTTCCGATAGAATTTATGAGGCCCTTAATGATATTTCTGAGCATTATATTAGACCTATACAAAGGGTTAAAAATTCATCGAACAAGGAAACATTCTTATATGAAGTTTATGATTGTGATGATGGTTTTATTCGTGATTTAAAGTACAGCTCTCAGGGCTACATGGAAAAGGCTTTAAAAGCTTTATCGAACGAGGGGGTTGGATCTGCAGCTAAATATTTTGATAAGGTTTTGAGTATATTCCCGGACGATCCTGTATCTCTCTATTATAAAAAAATGTTTGAAAAAATCAATTTAGAATAA